A segment of the Pseudomonadota bacterium genome:
ATGCGTGCGCGCTTCAATGCCTCGTCGCGCAAGGGGGCGAGCAGCAGCTCACCGGCCTGGCCCACGCCACCGCCGATGAGCACCCGCTCCGGGTCGACTGACGTGAGCACGGCCGCCACTGCCACGCCGAGGGCGCGACCGGCGCGGTCGTAGATCTCCCGCGCGTCGGCGTCGCCTGCCGTCGCGGCCTTCGCGACCCACGCGGGGGTGAGGG
Coding sequences within it:
- a CDS encoding ROK family protein codes for the protein LTPAWVAKAATAGDADAREIYDRAGRALGVAVAAVLTSVDPERVLIGGGVGQAGELLLAPLRDEALKRARMIAPAVTPIVEAALGEQAGIIGAAALALESMGALTPALWSCEPVPHRS